A genomic region of Elaeis guineensis isolate ETL-2024a chromosome 9, EG11, whole genome shotgun sequence contains the following coding sequences:
- the LOC105051448 gene encoding uncharacterized protein translates to MRTPSLLAQCFPGLMPHDKNGHGVSIVSERDLILPSPAVEILPSKNAHPYKYAGENVDLQGLNIFKGRVSVADMIGFPGSEMISSKHDGSLKYWEGSIDLVNTLKHEIRDGQLSFRGKRILELGCGYGLAGIFACLKGASTVHFQDPNAETIRCTTIPNVLANLEQARDRQSRQPESPLTPSRQQLSPDVHFYAGDWEELHTVLSVVQMDGFEPAPGTSLSFSEDDFMDGCSSQDGSITGHDPSSRRSRKLSGSRAWERANETDTGDGGYDIILITEIPYSVSSLRKLYALIAKCLRPPYGVLYLAAKKNFVGSNGGARQLRALVDEEGIFGAHMVTELADREIWKFFFK, encoded by the exons ATGCGGACACCATCGCTGCTTGCGCAATGCTTTCCAGGCTTGATGCCCCATGACAAGAATGGTCATGGTGTTTCCATTGTTTCGGAAAGGGATTTGATTCTTCCCTCACCAGCTGTTGAGATTCTTCCTTCAAAG AATGCTCACCCTTACAAGTATGCTGGAGAGAATGTTGATTTGCAAGGTCTAAATATTTTCAAG GGAAGAGTTAGTGTAGCTGACATGATTGGATTTCCCGGTTCAGAGATGATATCATCAAAACATGATG GATCTCTGAAATACTGGGAGGGTTCAATTGATCTTGTCAATACTCTGAAGCACGAGATACGCGATGGGCAGTTGAGTTTCAGGGGCAAACGGATTCTAGAG CTTGGTTGTGGGTATGGTCTGGCTGGGATATTTGCTTGCCTGAAG GGTGCTTCTACAGTGCATTTTCAGGATCCAAATGCAGAAACTATAAGATGCACAACCATTCCCAATGTCCTGGCAAATCTTGAGCAGGCTCGGGATAGGCAGAGCCGCCAACCAGAGAGTCCACTCACCCCATCTCGGCAACAATTGTCTCCTGATGTCCATTTCTATGCTGGGGATTGGGAGGAGCTCCATACAGTCCTGTCTGTGGTGCAGATGGATGGGTTTGAGCCAGCACCTGGGACAAGCCTCAGCTTCTCTGAGGATGACTTCATGGATGGATGCAGCAGTCAAGATGGAAGCATCACTGGTCATGATCCTTCCTCCAGGCGATCAAGGAAGCTCTCAGGAAGCCGTGCTTGGGAGAGGGCAAACGAGACGGACACAGGAGATGGTGgttatgatattattttaattaCTGAAATCCCATATTCAGTGAGTTCTTTGAGGAAGCTATATGCCCTTATAGCAAAG TGCTTGAGACCACCATATGGGGTGTTGTATTTGGCTGCCAAGAAGAATTTTGTTGGTTCCAATGGTGGAGCACGGCAGCTGAGAGCTCTGGTGGATGAGGAAGGTATTTTTGGTGCCCACATGGTTACTGAATTGGCAGACAGGGAAATTTGGAAGTTCTTTTTCAAGTGA